In Pleuronectes platessa chromosome 5, fPlePla1.1, whole genome shotgun sequence, a single genomic region encodes these proteins:
- the dhrs12la gene encoding DHRS-12_like_SDR_c-like domain-containing protein — protein sequence MSLYRNSAWFLKGMTEFTRSAFLSTSKQFVEKDLEVAMAGRSFMITGANSGIGKATAMAVAKRGGTIHMVCRNKDKAEEARADIVKETGNKEVYVHILDLSETKKVWEFAEAFKRKYKTLNVLINNAGAIMGERDVNAEGLEKSFATNVLGVYILTKSLIPLLEKSADPRVISVSSGGMLVQKLRTGNLQSDMGRYDGTMVYAQHKRQQVVLTEQLAKTHTNIHFSVMHPGWVDTPAVANAMPDFHRSMKESLRTPEQGADTVVWLAVSEATAKNPSGRFYQDRKMVPTHLPLAWSHSSPQEELKLMSLLEDLAKTFQPH from the exons ATGTCTCTGTACCGCAACTCCGCCTGGTTCCTGAAGGGAATGACCGAGTTCACCAG GAGTGCCTTCTTGTCCACCTCCAAGCAGTTTGTGGAAAAGGACCTGGAGGTGGCCATGGCTGGACGCTCCTTCATGATAACAGGAGCCAACAGTGGCATTGGGAAAGCCACCGCCATGGCCGTCGCCAAGAGAG GCGGAACCATCCACATGGTCTGCAGGAACAAGGACAAGGCAGAGGAGGCCAGGGCTGACATTGTGAAGGAGACGGGAAATAAA GAGGTCTATGTCCACATCCTGGACCTGTCTGAGACCAAGAAAGTCTGGGAGTTTGCTGAGGCATTTAAGAGGAAGTACAAGACCCTAAATGTACTG ATCAATAATGCAGGTGCCATCATGGGTGAGAGGGATGTGAATGCTGAGGGGCTTGAGAAGAGCTTCGCCACCAACGTCCTGG GTGTTTACATCCTCACCAAGAGTCTCATTCCTCTGCTGGAGAAGAGTGCAGATCCCAGAGTG ATCAGCGTGTCCTCCGGGGGAATGCTGGTGCAGAAGCTCAGGACAGGAAACCTCCAGTCTGACATGGGCCGCTACGATGGCACCATGGTCTACGCCCAGCACAAA aggCAGCAGGTGGTGCTGACAGAGCAGCTGGCAAAGACTCACACAAACATCCACTTCTCCGTCATGCATCCTGGCTGGGTGGACACCCCAG CGGTGGCCAATGCCATGCCAGACTTTCATCGCTCCATGAAGGAGAGTCTGCGAACCCCTGAGCAGGGGGCTGACACAGTGGTGTGGCTGGCTGTCTCTGAGGCCACAGCCAAAAACCCTAGTGGACGCTTCTATCAGG acCGAAAGATGGTGCCCACCCACCTGCCGCTGGCCTGGTCCCACAGCTCCCCCCAGGAGGAGCTGAAGTTAATGTCTCTGCTGGAGGACTTGGCCAAGACATTCCAGCCTCACTGA